A region from the Methanobrevibacter sp. genome encodes:
- a CDS encoding cell division protein SepF, producing MGFLDNIKRSLGYEEDEINHHDSMEGALSNLSDMFNNLVKPKDGNNYQQQQYSQPQYRQEPRQTPNPRPRPEPTPTPAYEDYDDYVIIPEQSFYEIVLIRPKTIDDINYVVDQVIEENNPVILDLSFLEKESAANFKLAGEKIKQMRERYGVQALLLARTEDKDLLIVSPKKVKVVNKG from the coding sequence ATGGGTTTTTTGGATAATATTAAAAGAAGTTTAGGTTATGAAGAAGATGAAATAAATCATCATGATAGTATGGAAGGTGCTCTTTCAAATTTATCTGACATGTTTAATAATCTTGTAAAACCTAAAGACGGCAACAACTATCAGCAACAACAATATTCTCAACCTCAATATAGGCAGGAACCAAGACAAACACCAAATCCAAGGCCTCGTCCGGAACCTACACCAACTCCGGCTTATGAGGATTATGATGATTATGTGATAATTCCTGAACAGTCATTTTATGAGATTGTTTTAATCAGGCCAAAAACTATTGATGATATCAATTATGTTGTTGATCAGGTAATTGAAGAAAATAATCCTGTCATTTTGGATTTATCATTTTTAGAAAAAGAAAGTGCTGCTAATTTCAAATTGGCCGGAGAAAAAATTAAACAAATGAGAGAAAGATACGGCGTTCAGGCATTATTGCTTGCAAGAACAGAAGATAAAGATTTGTTAATCGTTTCTCCTAAAAAAGTAAAAGTTGTAAACAAAGGTTAA
- a CDS encoding DUF1611 domain-containing protein — protein sequence MYSVKSVKEIQDLNPFIVVGCGGGGEKFSNLEGIETVGFIDDDERKQGKEFCGHIVCDSLKNCLKDAPEAKSLVIMLPIGAEGSALKYAVQAIDSGLNVITSFRSLSIEENLSLKKFADSKQVVIKEIGPRLDVVKKIAGVAPEKSCEVLPKISYTPKAPVIFVGGTSQECGKRTTTKMLGKASSERGMTSAIISTDEMGLEEPTDFNFRAGSLSAMDVPAAVLSAIKYVEETKHPDIIFIEGQSSLTEDGNPHPRGLSAAILIGAAPDAVIVGHRPNHPYREPRGIAEEIKAIEAVEPTKVVGLSVNFKNSESDIESFESQFGLPVEDVYNNGASKLLDAILEYLEE from the coding sequence TTGTATTCAGTAAAATCAGTTAAAGAAATTCAAGATTTAAATCCGTTCATAGTTGTTGGATGCGGAGGCGGAGGTGAAAAGTTCTCCAATCTTGAAGGAATAGAAACAGTAGGTTTCATTGATGATGATGAAAGAAAGCAAGGAAAGGAATTTTGTGGCCACATTGTTTGTGACAGTTTGAAAAACTGTTTAAAAGATGCGCCAGAAGCAAAATCTCTTGTAATAATGTTACCTATTGGTGCTGAAGGTTCTGCATTAAAATATGCAGTTCAAGCTATCGATTCCGGTTTGAATGTAATCACTTCATTTAGATCATTGTCAATTGAAGAAAACTTGTCTTTAAAGAAATTTGCTGATTCAAAGCAGGTTGTCATAAAAGAGATTGGTCCTAGGTTAGATGTTGTTAAGAAAATAGCTGGAGTAGCCCCTGAAAAATCATGTGAAGTATTGCCAAAGATATCTTATACTCCTAAAGCTCCAGTAATTTTTGTTGGCGGAACCTCCCAGGAATGTGGAAAAAGAACCACAACTAAAATGCTCGGTAAGGCCAGCAGTGAAAGAGGCATGACATCTGCTATTATTTCCACTGATGAAATGGGTTTGGAAGAACCTACTGATTTTAACTTTAGAGCAGGAAGCCTGTCTGCAATGGATGTCCCTGCAGCGGTTTTATCTGCAATCAAATATGTTGAAGAAACAAAACATCCTGATATTATTTTTATTGAAGGTCAGTCCAGTCTGACTGAAGACGGAAATCCTCATCCAAGAGGATTGTCAGCAGCAATTTTAATAGGAGCCGCTCCTGATGCAGTAATTGTTGGACACAGACCAAATCATCCATACAGAGAACCTAGAGGTATTGCTGAAGAAATCAAAGCTATTGAAGCTGTGGAGCCTACAAAAGTTGTTGGTTTATCAGTTAATTTCAAGAATTCCGAATCAGATATCGAATCATTTGAATCTCAATTTGGTTTGCCTGTTGAAGATGTTTACAATAATGGTGCTTCAAAATTATTAGATGCTATTTTAGAATATTTAGAGGAGTAA
- a CDS encoding 3H domain-containing protein yields the protein MRKPYVILIGSASGIGKSTIAAELAKTLNIKHLIESDFIRAVVRGIIGKEYAPALHSSSYDAYKHLRNKNRYESYEELVSAGFDEHAASVIPALEKIIQRAITDYDDIIIEGVHLVPGLINIEQFKEYAEIYFFVLSSDEEAHKERFVKRAVQIHRGGKQLDFFRENRIIHDHLLKQAESHNVHVIKAEEIDKTLDKILAIINNSCTTVNLINSVDELEDVIDIIINKNNGSIRNITYYIKGFKEPLSRNVNVSDSQSAEKFIEKLKDDENKKEDLNGLYHLSEYRKTTICAPNQEKLDNIIKELNEKGYVLNE from the coding sequence ATGAGAAAACCCTACGTCATACTTATTGGAAGTGCATCAGGAATTGGAAAATCTACAATCGCAGCAGAATTGGCCAAAACATTAAATATCAAACATCTGATTGAAAGCGATTTTATAAGAGCTGTTGTGCGAGGAATTATTGGGAAAGAATATGCTCCTGCACTGCATAGCTCCTCCTATGATGCATACAAACACCTGAGAAATAAAAATAGATACGAAAGTTATGAAGAGCTGGTATCGGCAGGATTCGATGAACATGCAGCATCCGTCATACCCGCTCTGGAAAAAATTATTCAAAGAGCAATTACAGATTACGATGACATAATCATAGAAGGAGTCCATCTAGTTCCCGGATTAATCAATATCGAACAGTTTAAAGAATATGCGGAAATTTACTTTTTTGTATTGAGCTCCGATGAAGAGGCACACAAGGAAAGATTTGTTAAAAGAGCTGTTCAAATACACCGAGGCGGAAAACAGCTGGATTTCTTTAGAGAAAATAGGATAATCCATGACCACCTCCTAAAACAAGCTGAAAGTCATAACGTTCATGTTATAAAAGCGGAAGAGATTGATAAAACACTTGATAAAATTTTAGCAATCATCAACAATTCCTGCACCACCGTCAATCTAATAAACAGCGTTGATGAACTTGAGGATGTCATTGACATAATCATTAATAAAAATAATGGAAGCATCAGAAACATTACATATTACATAAAAGGCTTCAAGGAACCTTTATCAAGAAACGTCAATGTTTCAGATTCACAATCCGCTGAAAAATTTATTGAAAAACTTAAGGATGATGAAAATAAAAAAGAAGATTTAAATGGACTATATCACTTATCAGAATATAGGAAAACAACTATCTGCGCACCTAATCAGGAAAAGCTGGATAACATTATAAAAGAATTGAATGAAAAAGGATATGTTTTAAATGAATGA
- a CDS encoding ZPR1 zinc finger domain-containing protein, with amino-acid sequence MNEEQLTEMIIKCPACGIEGKAKSIMKELEIPHFGKVLETSIQCPECGFKHNDIIALEQNDPAKYVLEINKNTLTVRVVRSQSATVSIPEVGIKVEPGPKSEGYVTNVEGMLNRFEDAVKKALQLFDDEESQKNGKNTLDHIQELKNGNKTATLIIQDPFGQSNIVSDKVEILEIPEEELRELKTGFSHIEE; translated from the coding sequence ATGAATGAAGAGCAATTAACTGAAATGATTATCAAATGTCCCGCATGCGGTATAGAAGGCAAGGCAAAGTCAATTATGAAGGAACTTGAAATTCCTCACTTTGGAAAAGTACTTGAAACAAGTATCCAATGCCCGGAATGTGGATTTAAACACAATGACATTATTGCATTGGAACAAAATGACCCTGCAAAATATGTTTTGGAAATTAACAAAAATACATTAACAGTCAGGGTTGTTCGCTCACAGTCTGCAACTGTTTCAATACCTGAAGTAGGCATTAAAGTGGAACCCGGTCCAAAATCTGAAGGGTATGTGACTAATGTTGAAGGAATGCTTAATCGCTTTGAAGATGCAGTGAAAAAAGCTTTGCAATTGTTTGATGACGAGGAATCCCAGAAAAATGGAAAAAATACTCTCGACCACATTCAAGAACTAAAAAATGGAAACAAAACTGCAACATTAATTATTCAAGATCCGTTTGGACAAAGTAACATAGTCAGTGATAAGGTTGAAATTTTAGAAATTCCGGAAGAGGAATTGCGAGAATTAAAAACAGGTTTTAGTCATATTGAAGAGTAA
- a CDS encoding adhesin, giving the protein MKKKIAILLLALLIVSPMVQGVTASKTVFITSDNLIDHDTDVDMLNSIKKYIEEISGGELQVIVDNQAPSPGEGYRAIQVTSDVSICLAACDAGNFLQLATATKDTNKQIVLVNTGDYDLDNHTNYLRRAWDDNYSNETFMGMHDPGTFLKNDGIYYIQPLKEFPDNGRNGYIDRYDDKMNEQIAKEIVDIVNAHGNDTKIFSDNMIVSNKIAPSTLANASKALIASNDTQMNGTYGNYSAAQLLYQASSYLNGNGLDIPKAMAGPENPMGISFLVKDKYSIYDYINMAGIVRNYMDANGRAPDSIEYEGAHIGYYDLLYNFAKITQNHTDAKHMGFNKEYSFDKVNDSFLLKAFPFILILFVLFIAYLGYRRFRKY; this is encoded by the coding sequence ATGAAAAAGAAAATTGCAATACTACTATTAGCATTATTAATTGTCTCACCAATGGTTCAGGGAGTTACCGCATCCAAAACAGTGTTCATAACTTCCGATAACCTCATAGACCATGATACTGACGTTGATATGCTGAATTCAATTAAAAAGTACATAGAAGAAATTAGTGGAGGTGAACTTCAAGTAATTGTTGACAACCAGGCACCTTCACCAGGAGAAGGATATCGGGCAATTCAAGTAACAAGTGATGTAAGCATATGTTTAGCCGCATGTGATGCAGGGAATTTCTTACAATTAGCAACAGCTACAAAAGATACCAATAAACAAATTGTTTTAGTGAATACTGGAGATTATGATTTGGATAATCACACCAATTACCTTAGACGTGCTTGGGATGACAATTATTCCAATGAAACATTTATGGGAATGCATGATCCAGGAACATTCCTAAAAAATGATGGAATATACTACATCCAGCCATTAAAAGAATTCCCAGACAATGGAAGAAACGGTTATATCGACAGATACGATGACAAAATGAACGAACAAATAGCTAAGGAAATTGTTGACATAGTCAATGCACATGGAAATGATACAAAGATATTCAGTGACAATATGATTGTATCAAACAAGATAGCTCCAAGCACTCTCGCAAATGCAAGTAAAGCACTGATTGCCAGTAACGATACTCAAATGAATGGCACTTATGGAAATTACTCAGCGGCACAGTTGCTTTATCAAGCAAGTTCCTATTTGAATGGAAATGGATTGGATATTCCAAAGGCAATGGCCGGACCTGAAAATCCTATGGGCATTTCATTTTTAGTAAAAGACAAATATTCAATTTATGATTATATAAATATGGCAGGAATAGTTAGAAATTATATGGATGCAAATGGACGTGCCCCAGACTCAATTGAGTACGAGGGAGCACATATAGGTTATTATGATCTGCTTTATAATTTTGCTAAAATAACCCAAAACCATACTGATGCAAAACATATGGGCTTTAATAAAGAATATAGTTTCGATAAAGTCAATGATTCATTCTTACTCAAAGCATTCCCATTCATATTGATTTTATTCGTATTATTCATTGCATATTTAGGATATAGAAGATTTAGAAAATATTAA
- a CDS encoding MIP family channel protein has protein sequence MKRYISELIGTMVLVLFGCGSAAIAGSVLGNLGIALAFGLSIVAMAYVIGDISGCHVNPAVSIGMWIDGRMETKDLIMYIVFQCIGAIIGIAILAVIINSAPSLGGYMATGLGQNGFGSASSVGLNVVGAIIVEIILTFVFVFTVLGVTKKAENGAVAGIVIGLTLAFVHILGIPLTGTSVNPARSLAPALFLGGQALQQVWVFILAPIIGAIIAGLLHKGLISEDA, from the coding sequence ATGAAAAGATATATTTCAGAATTAATCGGAACAATGGTACTTGTTCTTTTCGGATGTGGAAGTGCAGCTATAGCCGGTTCCGTATTAGGTAACCTCGGAATTGCATTAGCATTCGGTTTATCTATCGTGGCTATGGCTTATGTGATTGGAGACATCTCCGGATGTCACGTCAATCCTGCTGTTTCAATAGGCATGTGGATTGATGGAAGAATGGAAACAAAAGATTTAATCATGTACATCGTTTTCCAATGTATCGGAGCAATCATAGGTATTGCAATCCTTGCTGTTATAATTAACTCCGCTCCAAGCCTTGGAGGATATATGGCTACTGGATTAGGTCAAAATGGATTCGGATCTGCATCAAGTGTCGGACTTAATGTAGTCGGAGCCATAATTGTCGAAATAATATTAACCTTTGTATTTGTATTTACTGTACTTGGAGTCACTAAAAAAGCAGAAAACGGAGCGGTTGCAGGTATTGTAATAGGTTTAACTCTTGCATTCGTACATATACTAGGTATTCCATTAACAGGTACTTCAGTTAACCCTGCAAGAAGTTTAGCTCCAGCACTGTTCCTTGGAGGACAAGCATTACAACAAGTTTGGGTATTTATTTTAGCTCCAATTATTGGTGCAATAATTGCCGGTTTGTTACACAAAGGATTAATATCAGAGGATGCTTAA
- a CDS encoding nitroreductase family protein: MDLSNQIYVRKSCRKYLDDEIDLSGIHEFISNVNPLTEDIHYHYEIFKRDEVSLKTPWSAPYYLALYSEKKDLGLVNIGFVFQQGCLFLQSIGIGSCWVGMASIKEKDPEFVILIAFGKSDEMTRDVSNFKRKSLSEISDFEDEKLIPAQLAPSAINSQPWYFKHTSDGFDVYQVKQNILKRQILKKWNPIDVGIALSHLYVSNENTFEFEVKNSFDDLKGYTYIGSIKI; encoded by the coding sequence ATGGATTTGAGTAATCAGATATATGTTAGAAAATCTTGTAGAAAGTATTTGGATGATGAAATCGATTTGAGTGGTATTCATGAATTCATTTCAAATGTGAATCCTTTAACAGAGGATATTCATTATCATTATGAAATCTTTAAAAGAGATGAAGTAAGCCTAAAAACACCTTGGAGTGCTCCCTATTATTTGGCGCTATACTCTGAGAAGAAGGATTTGGGTTTAGTCAATATAGGATTTGTATTTCAGCAGGGGTGTCTGTTTTTACAAAGCATAGGCATTGGCAGCTGTTGGGTTGGAATGGCTTCAATAAAAGAAAAAGACCCTGAATTTGTAATTTTGATAGCCTTTGGTAAATCAGATGAAATGACTCGCGATGTATCAAACTTTAAAAGGAAATCCCTATCAGAAATCAGTGATTTTGAGGATGAAAAGTTAATTCCCGCACAGCTTGCTCCTTCAGCTATTAATTCCCAGCCATGGTATTTTAAACACACTTCAGATGGTTTTGATGTATATCAGGTTAAACAGAATATTTTAAAAAGGCAAATTCTTAAAAAATGGAATCCTATTGATGTTGGAATTGCCTTGTCTCATTTGTATGTTTCAAATGAAAACACTTTTGAATTTGAAGTTAAAAATAGTTTTGATGACTTAAAAGGTTATACTTATATCGGAAGTATAAAAATTTAA